CCCAGGGCGAGATGGGCGACCTGATCTACATCGTCACCGCGGGCGAAATCGAACTGGCCCGCGAATTGGCCAGTGGCGGTGAGGAAGTCATCAAAATCGTCGGCCCGGGCGACTATTTCGGGGAGATGGGACCGCTGTTCAGCCTGCCGCGATCTGCCACCGCGCGCGCGAAAACCGACGCCCTCGTCGTCGGCTACACCATCCAGGCGTTCCGGGAACTGCTCGGTCCCACAGGCGCTCGCAACCTGATCGGGCAGCCCGAATCCGAGGACTGATCGGTGCCCCTTATTTCCCAAGGGCTACCAGAGTGCACGGTAAAGGAGTAACGTCCCGACGCGGCGTATGAAGAAAGCGGTGCGCCAAGTCAGCTACCGAGTCCTCAAGATGTCCGAGGCCGAATAGTGACAGATACCAAGCACAAAAAAGAAACCGCAAAAACGTTCATCGGCGCGGCGCCCGGGCAACGGCACGGATCGACCGCAGACGAAGTTCGGTCGCATTACGACCTGTCCAACGAGTTTTTCCGGCTCTGGCAGGACCCGACCCAGACCTACAGCTGTGCCTACTTCGAGCGCGACGACATGACGCTGGAGCAGGCCCAGATGGCCAAAGTCGATCTGGCACTGGGCAAACTCCGCCTCGAACCCGGCATGACCATGCTCGACATCGGGTGCGGCTGGGGGTCCACCATCATGCGGGCGGTGGAGAAGTATGACGTCAATGTCATCGGCCTGACGCTGTCGCACAACCAGCTGGCTCACATCGAACAGCGCTTCGCCGAATCCGACAGTCCCCGTCGCAAAGAGGTGCGGCTGCAGCCTTGGGAGGATTTCGACCAGCCGGTCGACCGCGTCGTCTCGATCGGCGCCTTCGAGCATTTCGGCTTCGAGAAATACGCCGACTACTTCAAGAAGACCTACGAACTGATGCCTGATGACGGCGTGATGCTGCTGCACACCATCGTCTCGACCAGCGAAGAAGAAGTGGCCGAGCTGGGCCTGCCGACGACCATGTCGCTGATGCGCTTCTTCCGGTTCATCGTCACCGAGATCTA
The window above is part of the Mycolicibacterium fortuitum subsp. fortuitum genome. Proteins encoded here:
- a CDS encoding cyclopropane mycolic acid synthase family methyltransferase, with translation MTDTKHKKETAKTFIGAAPGQRHGSTADEVRSHYDLSNEFFRLWQDPTQTYSCAYFERDDMTLEQAQMAKVDLALGKLRLEPGMTMLDIGCGWGSTIMRAVEKYDVNVIGLTLSHNQLAHIEQRFAESDSPRRKEVRLQPWEDFDQPVDRVVSIGAFEHFGFEKYADYFKKTYELMPDDGVMLLHTIVSTSEEEVAELGLPTTMSLMRFFRFIVTEIYPGGRIPLIKMVEDRATEAGFHVTRKQRLRPHYTRTLDTWAANLQANKDEAIAITSEEVYERYLKYLTGCADLFRVGYTDVCQFTCEKM